A stretch of DNA from Deltaproteobacteria bacterium:
ATGGGCTCCCTGATGGGCCTCATGACCATGGCGCACAGCCTGGGGATGCTGGCCGGATCGACCATTGCGGGTCTTATGATGGACCTCTTTCAGCTCCGGGACGCTTTCTGGTTCGGCTCGTGCACGGCCCTTGCGGGGACCGTTCTTTTCTTTTTCCTGTGCCGGAACGTCAAGAAAATAAACCCCAACGTTGCAACGATGGGGTAAAACTGCCTGAAAATGGCGCCGGGTAGCGCGTTGACATTTTCATTAATTTTTGATTTATTCCCAGCGTTGTAAGAACCTGCCTGGTTATAACTTTCACTGCGGAGGCTGCCCCCATGATTCGACGGGAGCATATCAGATTCGACCGCATGGAGTTCGCCGGGTCCCTCGGCGACCTGGGTACCCTGCTGCCTCTGGCTGTCGGGATGATCATGATCAACGGTCTGAACCCCCAGGGCCTCTTTCTGGCCGCCGGCCTTTTCTATATCCTGGGTGGCGTTTACTACCGTATTCCCGTCCCGGTGCAGCCCATGAAAGTCATCGGCGCCTACGCCGTCGCCACCGGGCTCTCCGCCCAGCAGATATCGGCATCCGGCGCCTGGATGGCCCTGATTTTACTGATCGTCGGCCTTACAGGCCTGATCGACCTCATCGGCCGGTATACCCCCAAATCGGTCATCCGGGGCGTCCAGCTTTCCACCGGCGGCCTCCTGATGGCCCAGGGCATAAAGCTCATGTGGGGAACCGCTTCGTTTCAGGCCCTGCGGTCCGTAGCCGAACCCTATCTCAAGATCCAGAGCCTGGGACCCGTGCCCATAGGCATTCTTCTCGGCGTAGCCGGCATTGCCCTGACACTGCTGCTGCTGGAAAACCGCCGCTTTCCCGCCGGTCTGATCGTCGTCGCCGGAGGCATGGTCGTCGGGCTGCTGGCCGGCACCCGCGAAGGCATGGGCAGCCTCAAGCTCGGATTGCATTTGCCTGCGGTGCTGCCCTTCGGCCTGCCATCTGCAGATGACTTCTCCATGGCACTCTTGATGCTGGTGCTTCCCCAGGCCCCCATGACCATCGGCAATGCGGTCGTGGCCTATGCAGACCTGTCCAAAGAATACTATCAGGAGGCCTCGGACAAGGTGACCTATAAAAACGTCTGCTTCAGCATGGCGGCCGGCAACATCCTGTCATTTCTCGTGGGCGGCATGCCGGTCTGTCACGGTGCCGGCGGGCTGGCCGCTCACTACCGCTTCGGTGCCCGCACGGCCGGCTCCAACCTGATCATCGGCGCGATCTTCCTGTTCCTGGCCCTCTTCCTGGGCACCGGCATCCTGGCGGTTGTCTATCTGATCCCCCTTTCCATCCTGGGGGTGCTGCTCCTCTACGCCGGCAGCCAGCTGGGCATGACCATCATGGACCTCATGTCACGCAAGGATTTCTTCGTCGTGCTGGTCATGCTGGGCATCACCCTGGCCACCAACCTGGCGGTGGCCTTTATCGTCGGCATTGCCCTGGCTTACGCCCTCAAGTCGGAGCGGCTGTCCGTTTAACCTAACAGTTGCAACATTGAAGTAAACACCCTATGTTAGACGCGGCTTTTCTGGCTTCTCAAGGTGCCCGCACGTTCCGTCCAACAAGCCGCCGATGGTAATGTCATCGAGGCACTCGAACATGGCGTTGCTGGCCGCGATCCACACCCAGCGGGAAAGACAATCGCCTGCCTTGTTGCAGACACCGCACAGTTTTTCATCCCTTTCGGCACAGTCGGTAATCGCCTCGGTTTCCTCCAGCGTCCTGACAATGTCCCCCACGGTGATACTGTCCGGCGGTTTGTTCAGCATGTGTCCGCCGAATGGCCCTCGCTGACTTTTGATCAAACCGGCCTCTTTCAGTTTCCGGATCAGCTGCTCCAGGTACTTCAGCGAAATATTCTGCCGCCTGGATACATCTCTGAGTGGAACCGGTCCTTTCTTTGCGTTAACCGCCAGATCGAGAATCAACCGTGTGCCATATCTGCTTTTGGTCGTCAGCCTCATGATTTTCCCATGTGGATGCCATCCACCGGTCGGTCGGCCCATTTCCCGGGGTCATCAGGCAACGGGGGATGCTCGGGTCTCTTTCTGGGCAGACATATTTCAAACCGCGAACCCTTCTTCAGCTCGGATTCGACCTTGATGGTGCCGCCGTGTCGTTGGATCACCCGGTTGGCGATAAAAAGCCCCAGGCCGGTTCCCTGCGACCCCTTGGAAGTGAAAAAAAGGGTAAACATTTTTTCCCGCGTTTCGCGATCCATCCCCATGCCGTTGTCCTGGACGATGAAGCAAATATGCCCGTTCCCCGATTCGAACACGTCGAATTTAACGACATGATTCTTTTGGTTTCGATCGAATCTACAGGCATCCACTGCATTTTCCATAAAGTTGACCAGGGCGGCCTGCATCCAGTTGGCATCGACCTCGATTTCGCCCAGGTCAGGTGCGATAGTGGCCTCCAGTTCGATGTTGTTCTTTCTGGCGATGGCCTTTGCATCTCCAAGTACCTTGCCTGCCATACGACCGGCATCGATAGATTCGTAAGTTAGTTGCCGGGATTTTGCGTAATACAGTATATCCAGGACCATTTTACGAATTCTGTCCGTCATCTGTTTGACCTGGTTGAAGGCTTTGTCGATGCGCTTGTCATCGTTGCGGGCCAATCCGGTTTCCAGCTGATAAATGCCGCCATCCAGAGCCGTCAGCATCCCTTTGACACCGTGGGACATGGAACCGATCATCAGGCCAAGGGATGTCAGATGGTCCTGAAGTTGCCTCAGCCGGGTAATATTGGTGGACATCTCCATCACCTGGGTGATCTGCCCCAGAGAATTCCTGATGGGTGCAGTCCAGGTCAGCACGTTGTACTGCTTCCCTGATTTCGACGTGACGATTTCCTCTGTCGGGTGGGGCAAACCATCGTTGAAGGTCGCTGCAACCGGACACTCCTGGCAGGGTGTCCCCCGATGCTTGTAGACTTCATAACAAGGGGATCCGATTTCGTCACCGAAATCTCTTTTGAACATCCGGTTGGTTGCCGTCAAGCGGAATTCCTTGTCCTGAACGGATATGTAACAGGGCACCTCGTCGAAAAGCTGCTGGTACAAATTCTGAGCATTGCTAAGCTCCTTGAACCTTTTCTTGTACCGCGCAATCTTTTTATTCATGGCCATCCAGGTCAGTGCCTGCTTTACGGCCAGATCCAGGGCAGCGCTTTTCACAGGCTTCATCAGGTAATGTACGACATCCTGCTTCAAGAGGTCCAATATCTGATCGATCCGGTCTGCGGTAGACATGACAATGAGTTGAATGTGCGGATGGGTTTTTTTTATCTGCTTCAGGAGATAGACCGCATCCATATCCGGAAGACCCGCATCGGCCAACACGATGTCGGCGCTCATATGATCGAACATCATCAAAACATCATCCGTACTGTCGGCTTGATAGACATCGAGCTGCTGTCTTTCGAGATAGACTCTCAGGGCATCGGCGTGGCTTTTGTCCTTGTCTATGAGTAATATTTCGGCCGCCATACGACTGTTTCCCGTAACCGTGTCTTGCGCACATGCGTTAAGCGCGCATCAATCATATATATTCCTTGACAATGGCCAGCAGTTCTTCACGATCGAACGGTTTGGTTAAACTGGCCACAGCTTTACCGATAGCATGCTCACTCCCGGAAAACCCGGTGATGACGATCACCGGCGTATTCTTGAGTTCTTTCACTTCGCTCATTTTGCGATAAAACCGCGGCCCCCACTCTCCGGGCATTTCAAGATCGAGGGTAATCAGATCGGGGCGTTCCTTTCTGGCAACGTCAAACCCCTCCTGGGCGTTGCCGGCCGAGCAGGTTGCGTACCCCTCGTCTTCAAACAGTGTAACCAGGTAGTCAACGATATTGGGATCATCATCGATAATCAGAATCTTCTTTTTCATCGGCGCCTCTCTGCTGTCTTGTTGTTGGAACGCTACGGTTTACCTCAACGTTGGGGTTTATCTGTTGACACTGATAACCGGGCATCCCGCCCGGACAATCACCTGCTCGATATTGCTTCCCAGCCGGTCGTCCGTTTCTCCCACCTTCTGAGCGTGGTGGGCCATCACGATCAGGTCCGCGTGCTTTTCCCGGGCGTATTTTACAATCTCGACATAGGGCACCCCCTCCCAGACATCGAATGAATAGTCGTTGAGGTCGTCTTTGATTTTGGCAACATATCGGCCGCGTATCATCCTCAAAGACGCCCTTATCCTGGATTCGATTTCGTCCTGGGTCAGCAGACGCCCCATGTGCATGGTGCTGATGTCGAGGGCGTGGAAAATATGCATTTCGCAGTTCAGTTCCCTGGCCAGCTTGCAGGCAAAGGTAAAGGCGGCATCGGATGCTTTCGAAAAATCCGTTCCGAAAACAATGTTGGACATCCCCCCCCAAAAAGAGGCGGACGGCCGGTTGACGACAAGAACCGGGCAGGGGGCCGCCTTGGACACGCGCTGCAGGGTGGAGCCCGCCATGCCCTTTTTATAAACGGACGTCTCCGCATCTCCGGTGCTGCCGCCCAGCACGATAAGATCCGGAGCGCTCTGCCTGGCCTCACGCAGGATTTCACGATGCGGGAACCCGATGGTGACCTTGATGTCGTAATCATCCGCCGTTTCAAGCTGAACCGCATAATGGGTCTTGATTTCCTCTTCAACCCAGGCGGTGTAATCGTCGTCGAGGACCACCTTCTCCTTGGTTTTTACATCCATGACAATCTGGCTGAACCCACGGGTGGGCACCCCCAGCACGTGAAAAATGGTGATGTGGGCCTTGTAATTCTGAGCCATGTTGAACGCTACCCGTGCTGCGTGGTCGCTCGCTTCTGTCGCAGATGTAGCAAACAATATTTTTTTAAACATAGGTCACCTCATGCCCTGGTGAAAGGATCGGTCCACTGTTATGCGTCCGGCTGAAGGTGCTCCGGCACCTCGACCATGCTGATTAGAAGCGGCTTTAAAAAGGACCATTCGATACCGATTTTATACTCCTCCTCGAGATCACGAATGGCATCCCAGCAGTTGTGGCAGGGTGCAACCACCAATTCGGCACCGGTATTCATGATTTGGTCCCGTTTGGTGATCAGGGCCTTGTTTCGCTGGGGCCTATAAATACCGATCCCGTTGAAGCCGCCGCCGCCGCCGCAGCAGTAATTGTGCTCCCTGTTGGGAGCCATATCCCTGAAATACCCGGGTTCGACGATGTAGCTCATGATTTCCCTGGTAATTTCCTTTAAACCGTGATTGCGGATGTAATTACAGGAATCCTGAAGGGTAACCGGGCGTTTAATCCGTTTGGCCGGATCGACCTTGAGCTTGCCTTTGCGCAATGCCTCGGCCAGCCATTCAACGTAATGAATCGACTCGACAGGCGGCAGCCCGTTGCTTCTTCCGGCCCAGTAGGGACCTTCGACAACCGTCGCCCGGTGCGCATGTCCGCACTCGGTCCCGACCATGCGCTTGGGTTTCAGACGCTCCATGGCGGCATAGACGCTTTCCACCTGCATTTTGCAGGCGGCCCAGTCACCGGCAAACATGGCAAGGCTTGTCTGTTCCCACCCCTTGGAGGTCACGGTCCATTTCTCGCCCGCCAGATGAAAAAGAATGGCTGCTTCGGCGAGATCCTCGGGGTAATGTTTGACCTCCCTGGCATTCACCGTGTACAGGATGTCGGCATTTTCAACGTCGACCGGAACCTCGAGTCCAGGGTAATCCTCTTCATACTCTTCCACCATCCATTCGAAGGTTTCCACAAAGTCCTCGTCGGTCACATCCATCTGCGCCCGATACACCCGGTGCATGCCGGCGCCGATCTTCAGTTCCCAGGGGACGAATCCCTGCTGGTACAAAAGCCCCCGTAGATAACCGAACATGATCCCCATATCGATGCCGTGAGGGCAGTACATGCCGCAGCGATTGCAGCAGGTGCATTTGGCCCAGGCGGTTTCCATGGCCATGTGCATGAAATCGTTGTCCACCTTGCCCTGCCGTTTGACGATCTCCCCCAGCGTGGATTGAATTTTGTACGCCGGTACCTGTTTGGGGTCGCGGTCATTGATCAGATAGAGAAAGCAGCTGTCGGCGCACATGCCGCAATGGGCGCATATCTCCAGCCAGGTTTTCATCCTGGACTTCAAGGAGTTTCGAATGGTTGTCCACAGAAGGGCGCTGTCGACATCGAGCGACTTCATCTCCTCATAGTAGACCCGCCCGCCGGTATCCGACAGAAGCGCCTTCAGGGCTTCCTCGGTTTCTATCGGTTTTTTATTGCAGAGTGTTCCTTCAGGCATGGGTTTTGCCCCCTATTGTTCAGTTCTCACACATCGGTTTGGTATAATTTCCATGGCACGTTTTGTAAAAACAGACACGCTCACACTGTTGCGATTTTCTTTGCTCACCCCGGTGTTGCGACTCGCGGGGCACTACCAGGCCATTCCCTTCCCCTTCATCCCCCCGCGTTTGATACCGAAGTCCATGCCGAGCTGAGCGCGCGAGGCGAAAAACAGCACGATATGCGACAACTTGGTAAAGGGGGCCGCCAACAGCAGTGCCTCTCCACAAAGAATGTGCAGGATCAGCCAGAATGAATAGTTGCCGACTTCGTAGCGCGCCAGAAGCCCGGTCACGAACGGGGCTACCGACAAAAGCAAAATAAGGTAGTCATAAGCGGTCGTGAGGATTCTCACTTCGGGCAGGGCGATGCGCCTGAGGGCCAGAAATACGGCGCTGACCACCACCCCCCAGGTAAGGATGTCGGCCAGGGTCGGATTCAGCGTGACAAGGGACATGCCGATTTTTTCTTTCAGAAAAACGTTGTGCGCCAGAAGAAAAAGCGGTACCAGAACCGCACCGGTGTGGAACCCGAAAAACATGATTGTCATGAAAGGCTGTTTGCGCCAACTGTGGGTACCGAAGGGCAGCAACCACCGGTAAATGGAGCGCCAGGCCCCTTTCAGTCCCTGAACGGGAAATGCCCGGTAAGCCACCCTGTCCAACTGCCAGTGCAGTCCCTTGAAATACAAGATAAAGCGCACCAGCATGCCGATAATGAAGACACTGACGGAGAGCCAAAACAAGGGCCCGGTGATCAATCCAACCATGAAATCCTCCAAAATGTCCTAACCTGATATGTCGGGCGGTTTTAGCGTGGGATCCTTCTCATCCCCGCTCTGCCAGCCCTTTCGAAGGAAGGAAGCGGGGCTGACAGAAAAAACACCCCGACGGCTCACCGAATCAATACGTCGGCTTTTTCTCGTCCCTGCCGGTCAAAAAGCGCCAGAAAAGCGGCAGGGCGATCAACACAACGGCCATTACGATATAGGTGATGTTTTTGGAATGCAGCATGAAATCCTGCAAGGTGTAAAAAACGCCTTCCATTTGGTTTCTCCTTAGTGCTCGTGTCGGTAATCGGGATGCTCATACAAAATCGGCATGTGGGTAACGATAAAACGATACACGACCACACCGACGGTAACGATGAAAACCGAGATGGCGATTTCCATCCAACTCGGGACGTATCTTTGGGCTGCAGGCAGCTGCCAGTTGAACGCCACCATGGATATGTTCAGACGGTTCAGCACCAGCCCCCCAACCGACCAGGCGGCGGCCCACCGCGCAAGGCGCAGGTTCCTCTCTCTTGCAGCCAGAGCATAGACAAAGGCCGGCAACACCACGAAGCCGATCATTTCCACCAGATACCACACCCCCCAGCCCGTGGTCAGGTAGTGCCAGTTGTTGTCGATGGCCAGGCCGATCACCTTGATGCCCACATACCCCATCATCACGAAGGATGCTGCCTTGGCAAACCCCAGGGCCACACCTTCGCTCTTGGCCAGATGGGCGTCATCCATTTTGTGATGCAGGTAGCGATGCGCCAAACTGCCCTCGAAGATCACCATGGACATGCCGGCAAATATGCTGGAAACGAAGAAGTAGACCGGCAAGTAGCTGGAATACCAGAGGGGGTGCAGTTTGGATGGTACGATCATGAACAGGGCGCCCAGGGATGACTGGTGGAGAGTGGAAAGAATGACCCCCAAAATGGTCAAGACCAGGGTCATGCGCACGATGATGTTTCTTGTCTTCCTGAAGCCCAGCCATTCGAGAGCGGCCGGGCTGTATTCGATGAACAGGACGGTCAGGTAGAGAAAGACGCACAGGCCCACTTCGTATAGAAGAGACGTCGTACCCGGCGAGAAAAAAATGGGATAGGGCAGCCGCCAGGGGCGGCCGACATCGTAGTGCAGAGCGAATACGACAAGGGCGTACCCGAGAAAGGCGGTCAGGATCGCCGGCCGGACAGCGCTGTGGTAGCGTTTCAGGCCGAAGATGTAGCAGGTGGCGGACGTTACATAACCACCGGCGGCCAGGGCGACGCCACAGAGCAGATCGAATCCGATCCACAACCCCCAGGGGTTGTTGTCATCCAGGTTGGTAACCGCCCCGATCCCCTTGGTAAAGCGCAGAACCGTCAACACCAAGCCCACGAGGATGATAATGCCGGCAACCACGTTGAATGGGGTGAGTATTTTTTTGTCACGTCTGTCATCCTGCGACATTTACTTTTCCTCCTTGCGCTTCTCGGCAGCACCAATTTCTTCAGCCGGCTGCTTTTCCGCTTCAGACGGTTTGGCGGCCTCCTCCAGGGCCTTTTTTACCTCCAGGTTGATGGCCGCTTCCTTTTCTTTGTTCATTTTATCTTTCAGTTCAGCCAACTTGACCTTCATCTCTTCATTGGCATCGGCAACCGTTGCCGCGATCGCCTCGATGCGCTCCTGCGCCGCAATCTGATCCTTGCGTCTGGAAATGGCATAAATACCTGTCAACAGCACCGGCCACAGCCCCACGACAATCGGCACCGCCGACAGGGGGCCGGCCGTCAGGCTCGGTGCGGGCTGTATCCCCAGATCCTCACGCATCCCCAACTCACCAAAAGGCCGTGCCGAAAGATACAGCCAACTGGTTCCTCCCATTTCGGTTTCGCCGTAAATATGGTCGACATACGTTTGCGGAAAGCGCTGAATGCGCCGGCGAGCCTCTTTAATCAACTTTTCCCGCGGGCCGAAGGTCAGGGCCTCCTTGGGGCAGGATGCCACGCAACCCGGCAAAAGGCCCTTCTCGATGCGGGGCAGACAAAGCGTGCACTTCATCACCCGTGGGGTAAAGGCCTTATTATACTCGTAGGCGGGAATGTTGAAGGGACAGGCGATCATACAATAGCGGCAGCCCACACACAGGGAAGCGTCGTAAGTCACCGCCCCGGTCCTGTCCTTCCGGAACGCCTTGACAAAGCAGACCGACGCACAGGCCGGCTCCAGGCAATGGTTGCACTGTATCTTAACAAAGGTCGGGTGAGCTTTGTCCTCTCCCTGAAAGCGATTGACGACCGTATAGGCATGACTGGTTGTTCGGCGCTCTTGATTCAAAACAGACAAGTCGTCGAACGGCTGTTGCGGTTCCGGTAGAGCATTGACGGTGTTGCAGGCCCGTTCACACTGCCTGCAGCCGATGCACCGGGTAATATCGTGCAAAACACCCAAACTGCCGGGATAGCCTTTGAAATGCTTGGTTGAGGCTGCCGATGCACTGCCGCCCATCACTGCGCCGGCGCCCGCTGCCGCGCCGATCCAGCCCAGGAATTTTCTCCGGGTTATACCCATATTACCACCTCAAATCCTGTTTCAAGATCCTCTTTTAGCTTTTTCCTTGTGACATTTTGTGCAGTCCGTGGCCGCTGGTTCTTCAATTCCCATTGCCTGATGACAGCCCATGCACTGCCCGTGGTAGGCGCCTTTCAACCCGGGGCGACCGTCCTGATCGTTTTTAAAGGCCTCGCCATGGCACGCGGCACACCTGCTGGGCTGGAGCGTTGCCGGTGCATTGTGATGACAGCCGGCGCACAGGGTAAGGTCGTCCTTGTGAAAATAAGCCGCCATTTTGTTTTCCCTGACGCCTGCCATGAGGGCGCGCACAATTTTCCGGTGGGGGAATTGAACGGCCTCGTACGTATGCGCCATCCGGTCGATTTTTACTGTGCTGGGAATCTTTTCGTCCGCCATATTCGACTTCGCCCGCTCCCGGGCGCCCAGTGACTGACGTGCGGCGTCAGCCCTGGTTTCCACCTCCATGGGCAGTGGGTTCAGGCCGGACTTGTCCACGGCGTGACACCGGGCGCATGCCGTCTGACTGGACGGCTTGTTCGGCCGCAGCGAGTGGCAGCCGGCACACTCCGCGGCTGTCGTGGCCTGGTTGTGGCAGCCGATGCAGCTGTGGTTCGATGTCGTGCTGTGCATGGCCTGGGCCAACTGTACGTCGGCCCCTTTGGCGTCCCCTTTTTCCGTATGACATTGCGAGCATCTTGTCAGCGACGCGTGGTGACACGAACGGCATGCATCGGTTTTTCCCTCATGGGCTCGATGATTGAAGGCCACCGGGTTCATGTGTTCCGCCAGGGCTTCTTCCAAATCGCCAGCGGCCCCCTGGTTGTCGTCAGGCGACATCCAGCTGGCAAGCAGCACCCAATCAGGTTGATTCCTTTCGAGACGCGGCACCACTTCGACAACCGCAATCTTCGCCTGCTCCCCCTTTGCGTGACATCCGGAACACGTTACAGGACCGGCTTTCTCGGAACGAGCCTTAAGCTGCTGGTGACAGCCGACACATGACGCGTGTGATGCCCAGCGGATCGATGATGCGTTTTCCGTCTTCGTATCTTTGTGACAGTACAGGCAGCTCTGCTCGGTGCCTTTTCGTTGAACGGTTTTGCGGATCGTTGCGTCGTAAATATGGTGGCAGGCACTGCAGTTTGTGTCTGCGTACATCTTGCCGGGCTGGATTGCCTTGGATGAAGCGTGACGGTAGTGCAGGGATTTGTCGAAATCGATGGGCTCCCAGGCGGAGGCATCTTTGAGCGCCGTCTGGGTGTGGCAGGACCGGCAACTTCCCTCCAGCGGCCCTGACTTCCTGCCCGACGTCAAGGTTTCTGTATGACAGGCGACGCAGTTCTCGTGATAAAGGGCCATGTCCCCTGCTGGGGTTCCATTTTTCAATCGCTTGAATTTGAAAACAAAACGATTGTTCTGCTGAAGGTGGCAGGCGCTGCAGTCCTTGTTCTCGCCAAGCGCCCGGGTGTGCCGGTCGTGGGCAAAGGGGACGCTCGGCATTTGTTGGCCGCCGGTAACGTCGGGCAAATCGATGAAAACAATATCGACCGGTGCGCTGCTTTCCTCCGGACCGGCAGCAACCATCGCCAGGCCGCCTGAAACGAGCATTAAAATAGTGGCGCAAACCGCACTGAATCGCCACAGACGGGAAACTCTCTTTGCCATGGTATCATCCTCATGGTTTCGTTATGCCGGTTGCCCCAACCTTTTCCAGCACAAATTATTGATGAACGCCAACAGAGCATTCTACTCGGGAATACGCATCTGATCCCAAATATAGCCATTCAGATTTATATAGTATAACAAGTATTTACAGTGAAAATGGATGTGGCCGGACTCTATTCCTACTATTTTAATAGGATTCTTTCCTACCAATTATGTAGGGTATGTCAAGAAAAAAAATGCCTTTGCACGTTATTGAAGGTAATTAACGGATGGTTTCATGCGACGTGTGGATTTATAATATCCTATTTTCATTATAAAAAATTTGTTTCTGTCACTTTTTTTACTTGACACGAAATACATTATCTGTCAACGCTATCATCTGATTGTCTGACAACTACCCACCAATAATGCCGTAACGTGAGGTCAAATCATGCCTGTGCCGTTCGAGCCGAAAATGAAACCGAGACTGAATGTGCTCCACCCGGATGACCTTGATGAAGTCTATTCCGCAACGCTGGAAATACTGGAGCATACCGGCGTAAAAATCACCCATCCACGCATTCTTGCACTGCTGGACGATGCCGGCGCCCGCGTGGATGAAAATCTTGTTCGCCTTCCGGACTGGATGATCAAAGACGCGTTGCGCAAAGCGCCGTCCCGTATCGTGCTCGGTGATCGCGACGGTAATCGCTCGGTGAAGCTGGAACGCAACAGGAGCTGGTTCGGCGCCAGTCTCGACTGTATCGATTACCTCGAACCCTTCTCTCGGGAAAGACGCAGATTTTTCCTCGAAGATTGCCGCACCACCGCATCCCTTCTCGATGTCCTACCCAACTATACGTGGGGGATGACATTCGGCATGGCTGATAATGTGCCGCCAAAATTAGCCGATCGACTCGTTTTAAAAGAGGCGATGACTTACACGACGAAGCCCATGGTCTTCTGCTGCGGGGATGTCGAAAGCCTTGAAGAGATCTACGAGATGGCCATCATTTTTTCCGGGAGTGAAAAGCAGTTTCTAAACGCCCCGACGATCGTGATGCTGGTCGATCCAATTTCTCCGCTCACGTTTACCGATGAAGTTTTGGAAAAGATGATTTTCTGTGCTGAAAAAAGAATACCCCAAATCTGCTATGGGGCCCCTCAGGCAGGTA
This window harbors:
- a CDS encoding cytochrome C translates to MAKRVSRLWRFSAVCATILMLVSGGLAMVAAGPEESSAPVDIVFIDLPDVTGGQQMPSVPFAHDRHTRALGENKDCSACHLQQNNRFVFKFKRLKNGTPAGDMALYHENCVACHTETLTSGRKSGPLEGSCRSCHTQTALKDASAWEPIDFDKSLHYRHASSKAIQPGKMYADTNCSACHHIYDATIRKTVQRKGTEQSCLYCHKDTKTENASSIRWASHASCVGCHQQLKARSEKAGPVTCSGCHAKGEQAKIAVVEVVPRLERNQPDWVLLASWMSPDDNQGAAGDLEEALAEHMNPVAFNHRAHEGKTDACRSCHHASLTRCSQCHTEKGDAKGADVQLAQAMHSTTSNHSCIGCHNQATTAAECAGCHSLRPNKPSSQTACARCHAVDKSGLNPLPMEVETRADAARQSLGARERAKSNMADEKIPSTVKIDRMAHTYEAVQFPHRKIVRALMAGVRENKMAAYFHKDDLTLCAGCHHNAPATLQPSRCAACHGEAFKNDQDGRPGLKGAYHGQCMGCHQAMGIEEPAATDCTKCHKEKAKRGS